In Polaribacter sp. L3A8, a genomic segment contains:
- a CDS encoding family 16 glycosylhydrolase yields the protein MSIILNYFLTETIHKKIRCSFIILFNLLAVNFLFSQEMVDTETPASVKPNGVDLFGDWEMTFSDEFNDTEIDGSKWGVSNSEKSRNSRPGLGISQWFWRPQNTWEVDGNLVLRVQKYNANTMTCGSVNSNNRFEKAFGYYETRIKIAQADKGTHTAFWFQGDNMGNIDGTGRDGAEVDVFESAWTGDYTKSVIHIDGYASAHKANTKRYETPGLHEGFHTFGVLWTPDAIKIYYDGKLKITYSDPKWIPQVPQYIWLSDGASFGFSGDNFTKEPVGTLTHAYVDYVRVWELDNYACLNPIKEVENLEYASNGATTDVVQNSLASNDSLLRFQSNGEGDEVVLENICHTESGYYTYNLSGLTFSTFGQFKASIEIEEGVWHEFDQVLDLYGASVKEKSQTFGAIYLEKGNYNIKLTSVGKNENSTGYWGAFDVLNIKSSSTLDINFLDEISSEVLWTGEAEDALYAGASALQNCNTASNGQYINLNPVPNKNLNYTNVPVNEAGSYILNVAYMSANNRSAKVHVNGALLYNGFFERSGNWCDAGGQMAERTFLVNLNAGINAITISQSQENMPIFDKITILNGPSDIDKDGVPDVFDIDDDNDGVLDILDNCKTTPNTEQKDTDNNGIGDACGGNVLNIDIFNSIDKLRIYPNPTNGKITITVKDFIKILELEIFDVTGKKVQTKILEKEVSEITMLPVLAEGIYFFKFNTGNNFLWRKIIYTNL from the coding sequence ATGAGTATAATCTTAAATTATTTTTTAACTGAAACAATACATAAAAAGATAAGATGTAGTTTTATAATACTGTTTAATTTATTAGCTGTTAATTTTCTTTTTTCTCAAGAAATGGTGGATACTGAAACACCTGCATCTGTTAAACCAAATGGAGTTGATTTGTTTGGAGACTGGGAAATGACGTTTAGTGACGAGTTTAATGATACAGAAATAGATGGCTCTAAATGGGGGGTGTCTAATAGCGAAAAATCTAGAAACTCTAGACCAGGTTTAGGAATTTCTCAATGGTTTTGGAGACCTCAAAACACTTGGGAAGTAGATGGAAACCTTGTTTTAAGAGTGCAAAAGTACAACGCCAATACAATGACTTGTGGTTCTGTAAATTCTAATAATAGGTTCGAAAAAGCTTTTGGTTATTATGAAACAAGAATTAAAATAGCACAAGCAGATAAAGGTACTCATACTGCGTTTTGGTTTCAGGGAGATAATATGGGTAATATAGATGGAACAGGAAGAGATGGAGCAGAAGTAGATGTTTTTGAATCTGCTTGGACAGGAGATTATACAAAATCTGTAATACACATAGATGGTTATGCAAGTGCACATAAAGCAAATACAAAAAGGTATGAAACACCAGGCTTACATGAAGGTTTTCATACATTTGGTGTATTATGGACCCCAGATGCCATAAAGATTTATTATGATGGTAAATTAAAAATTACGTATTCAGATCCAAAATGGATTCCACAGGTACCACAATATATTTGGCTTTCAGATGGTGCTAGTTTTGGTTTTTCTGGAGATAATTTTACAAAAGAACCAGTTGGGACACTTACACATGCTTATGTAGATTACGTTAGGGTTTGGGAATTAGATAATTATGCTTGTCTTAATCCTATTAAAGAGGTAGAAAATTTAGAATACGCAAGCAATGGAGCAACAACAGATGTTGTTCAAAACTCTTTAGCATCTAATGATTCGTTACTAAGATTCCAGTCAAATGGTGAAGGAGATGAAGTAGTTTTAGAGAATATCTGCCATACAGAAAGTGGTTATTATACCTATAATTTATCAGGTTTAACCTTTAGTACTTTTGGTCAATTTAAAGCATCCATAGAAATAGAAGAAGGTGTTTGGCATGAGTTTGATCAAGTATTAGATCTTTATGGAGCATCAGTTAAAGAAAAATCGCAAACTTTTGGAGCTATTTATCTAGAAAAAGGGAATTACAATATAAAATTAACTTCTGTAGGTAAAAATGAAAATTCTACAGGTTATTGGGGAGCTTTTGATGTGTTAAATATTAAGAGTAGTTCAACATTAGATATTAATTTTTTAGATGAAATTAGTTCAGAGGTTTTATGGACTGGCGAAGCCGAAGATGCTTTATATGCAGGTGCAAGTGCGTTACAGAACTGTAATACTGCTTCAAATGGACAGTATATAAATTTAAACCCAGTACCAAATAAAAATTTAAACTATACAAATGTGCCAGTAAATGAGGCTGGCTCTTATATTTTAAATGTAGCATATATGTCTGCAAATAATAGAAGTGCAAAAGTTCACGTAAATGGAGCGCTTTTATACAATGGGTTTTTTGAAAGATCGGGCAATTGGTGTGATGCTGGAGGACAAATGGCAGAAAGAACTTTTCTGGTTAATTTAAATGCAGGAATAAATGCTATAACAATATCTCAATCTCAAGAAAATATGCCAATTTTTGATAAAATTACTATTCTAAATGGCCCTTCAGATATAGATAAAGATGGGGTGCCAGATGTATTTGATATAGATGATGATAATGATGGTGTTTTAGATATATTAGACAATTGCAAAACAACCCCAAATACAGAACAAAAAGATACTGATAATAATGGTATTGGTGATGCTTGCGGTGGAAATGTATTAAATATTGATATTTTTAATTCAATAGATAAGTTACGTATTTACCCAAATCCAACAAACGGAAAAATTACAATTACAGTTAAAGATTTTATTAAAATTTTAGAGTTGGAAATATTTGATGTTACAGGAAAAAAAGTGCAAACAAAAATTTTAGAAAAAGAAGTATCGGAAATTACAATGCTACCAGTTCTAGCAGAAGGAATCTATTTTTTTAAGTTTAATACAGGTAATAATTTTTTATGGCGAAAAATAATTTATACAAACCTTTAG
- a CDS encoding sugar-binding domain-containing protein: MKLISSIFSVFIILFLFANCTTNKIETISLEGTWQVKLDSTDIGNQENWASAKFEGQNINLPGTLDDAEIGVKSTLEPAMNNYVLSNLTRKYQYIGKAWYQKEIEIPNAWVKENITLSLERIIWESTVFVNGKLIGKNNSLVAKHDYNVTEHLTEGKNLITILIDNGNKFPYINVAGTRYPDKVNQDMAHGYTNHTQIKWNGILGDILLKTASKNAPENLQIYPISRANKIKISFEQASVLENEIKCIIKSKDGKEVFSENVSIEKGEKNTVSFEIDKPENLQLWDEFHPNLYDVTVITKTGEITDSFGYKYLGNDNGDLTLNDKRIFLRGNLECVIFPLTGYPPTKKEDWAKLITQAKAYGLNHLRFHSWCPPKAAFEAADEAGFYYQVELPHWSLEVGKDPSTTAFLREEAQRMLKDYGNHPSFIFMALGNELQGDISVLNEMVAELKPIDNRHLYATTAFSFQRPTGTRPEKEDEFFIAQWTDKGWIRGQGVFNAKPPHFNADFTAGASHIKIPLVTHEIGQYSVYPDMSEIKKYTGVLDPLNFKAIKIELENKGLIDFAPDFTFNSGKLAALLYKEEIERALKTPSFDGFQLLQLQDFPGQGTALVGLLNAFWESKGVITAEEFSQFNSELVPLIRFEKAVYETGENFKATLEVANFFEDKTNQTLDWAITNNAGSVIKNGSFRNVNLSIGNNVNLGKIDYAVNVTKAEKLNITVSLKGTKYTNNWHIWVYPKKVTTTAKDILITSSFKDAEAALKQGQKVLLNPNYKALKGIEGRFVPVFWSPVHFPNQPATMGLMVDDKNPAFNSFPTDTHTDWQWWDLCINSKSIVIDSLEVTPIVRVIDNFVTNHHLANVFETNVGTGKLIFSAIDISSTLSERPVARQLRYSLLNYMQSDAFKPSKNIEMKDLDVVKTAGESAEKFDFLKMDIGY; encoded by the coding sequence ATGAAATTAATTAGTTCAATTTTTAGTGTTTTTATAATACTTTTTCTATTTGCTAACTGCACAACTAATAAAATAGAAACAATTTCTTTGGAAGGAACTTGGCAAGTAAAATTAGACTCTACAGATATAGGTAATCAAGAAAACTGGGCTTCAGCTAAATTTGAAGGACAAAATATAAATTTACCTGGTACTTTAGATGATGCTGAAATTGGAGTAAAAAGTACGTTAGAACCAGCTATGAACAACTATGTATTGTCTAATCTTACTAGAAAATATCAATATATTGGTAAAGCTTGGTATCAAAAAGAAATAGAAATTCCGAATGCTTGGGTAAAAGAAAATATTACGTTGAGTTTAGAGAGAATTATTTGGGAATCTACCGTATTTGTAAATGGTAAATTAATTGGTAAAAATAATAGTTTAGTTGCTAAGCATGATTATAATGTTACTGAACATTTAACTGAGGGCAAAAACTTGATAACCATACTAATTGATAATGGTAATAAATTTCCGTACATAAATGTTGCAGGAACCAGATACCCAGACAAAGTAAACCAAGATATGGCACATGGTTATACCAACCACACTCAGATAAAATGGAATGGTATTTTAGGGGATATTCTTTTAAAAACGGCATCAAAAAATGCACCAGAAAATTTACAAATTTATCCAATTAGTAGAGCAAATAAAATAAAAATAAGTTTTGAGCAAGCATCTGTTTTAGAGAATGAAATAAAGTGTATTATAAAATCTAAAGATGGTAAAGAGGTTTTTAGTGAAAACGTTTCTATTGAAAAAGGAGAGAAAAATACGGTAAGTTTCGAAATTGATAAACCAGAAAACCTGCAGCTTTGGGACGAATTCCATCCAAATTTATATGATGTTACGGTTATAACTAAAACAGGAGAAATAACAGATAGTTTTGGATATAAATATTTGGGTAATGATAATGGAGATTTAACATTAAACGATAAAAGAATTTTTTTAAGAGGAAACTTAGAATGTGTTATTTTTCCATTAACAGGTTATCCGCCAACAAAAAAAGAAGATTGGGCAAAATTAATAACTCAGGCAAAAGCGTATGGTTTAAACCATTTACGTTTTCATTCTTGGTGCCCACCAAAAGCAGCCTTTGAGGCAGCAGACGAAGCCGGTTTTTATTATCAGGTAGAATTACCTCATTGGAGTTTAGAGGTTGGAAAAGATCCAAGCACAACTGCTTTTTTGAGAGAAGAAGCGCAAAGAATGTTAAAAGATTATGGGAATCATCCTTCTTTTATTTTTATGGCTTTGGGTAACGAATTACAAGGAGATATTAGTGTTTTAAATGAGATGGTTGCAGAGTTAAAACCTATAGATAACAGACATTTATATGCTACAACAGCATTTTCTTTTCAAAGACCAACAGGAACAAGACCAGAAAAAGAAGATGAGTTTTTTATTGCGCAATGGACAGATAAAGGTTGGATTCGTGGACAAGGCGTTTTTAATGCCAAACCTCCACACTTTAATGCAGATTTTACTGCCGGAGCTTCACATATAAAAATCCCTTTGGTTACACATGAAATTGGTCAATACTCAGTATATCCAGACATGAGTGAAATTAAAAAATACACAGGTGTTTTAGATCCTTTAAATTTTAAGGCAATTAAAATAGAATTAGAAAATAAAGGACTTATTGATTTTGCACCAGATTTTACTTTTAACTCAGGAAAATTAGCTGCTTTATTGTATAAAGAAGAAATAGAAAGAGCCTTAAAAACACCAAGTTTCGATGGCTTTCAACTACTACAATTACAAGATTTTCCTGGTCAAGGAACAGCTTTGGTAGGATTATTAAATGCTTTTTGGGAATCTAAAGGTGTAATTACTGCAGAAGAGTTTAGCCAATTTAACAGTGAATTAGTGCCACTAATTCGTTTTGAAAAAGCAGTTTACGAAACGGGAGAAAACTTTAAAGCAACTTTAGAAGTTGCTAACTTTTTTGAAGACAAAACAAACCAAACTTTAGATTGGGCAATTACTAATAATGCAGGTTCAGTTATAAAAAATGGGAGCTTTAGAAATGTAAATTTATCAATAGGAAACAATGTAAATTTAGGTAAGATAGATTATGCTGTAAACGTAACAAAAGCTGAGAAATTAAATATTACAGTAAGTTTAAAAGGGACAAAATATACCAACAATTGGCATATTTGGGTGTATCCAAAAAAAGTAACAACAACAGCTAAAGATATACTTATAACATCATCATTTAAAGATGCGGAAGCAGCCTTAAAGCAAGGGCAAAAGGTGTTGTTAAACCCTAATTATAAAGCCTTAAAAGGTATAGAAGGTAGGTTTGTACCTGTTTTTTGGAGTCCGGTACATTTTCCTAATCAACCAGCAACAATGGGTTTAATGGTAGATGATAAAAACCCTGCTTTTAATAGTTTTCCAACAGATACTCATACAGATTGGCAATGGTGGGATTTATGTATCAACTCTAAATCTATAGTTATAGACTCTTTAGAGGTTACACCAATAGTTCGTGTCATCGATAATTTTGTAACGAATCATCATTTAGCAAATGTATTTGAAACAAATGTAGGAACTGGAAAATTAATATTTTCTGCTATTGATATAAGCTCAACATTATCAGAAAGACCAGTTGCAAGACAATTACGTTATAGTTTATTAAACTATATGCAAAGTGATGCTTTTAAACCGTCTAAAAATATTGAAATGAAAGATTTAGATGTAGTTAAAACAGCAGGCGAAAGTGCTGAAAAGTTTGATTTTTTAAAAATGGATATAGGTTATTAA
- a CDS encoding family 43 glycosylhydrolase, with translation MKLHKLIFFFLFAFSFQFFSQVNSIKNGTFWRDTAGNRINAHGVAIIKHQGIFYMIGNDMRDAFTFKGINLYASTDLMNWEFKKTIIDKNTNNELKNLERITERPCLIYNALTNTFVVWVKYQNASYTNNKAAVFYASTIDGSYTYDREFFPKGYDSNDASMFVDTDGKAYYVSTNKANQSLNLYTLTDNFRGAEDATVLFSGQNKEAPVIFKKDNIYYMLSSTKTGWDPNQMQYSTSTNLKSGWSSWKNVGNKITFDSQPTDVLTITGTAGTNYYYVGDRWRDPDIRNSKTVLFPLTVNNGTLSMNYVREFKINLTTSTWSAFDDNAYVPKNNWSVVSVSSQETVSGNFPLTNVFDGNKNTIWHSRYNSGQDNFPHEFVIDLGASYSISGLSYVPRLDNSLNGILRDFQLFLSEDGINWGAPVASGWLGYWSELYFQQKSAKFMKFVALSDFNETSFATASEIKLIISSEYTSGGINSYYNTDSQGWKSGTNIQVNQGSQVQFGPQAQDNFGQTQYFGTFSWHGPNGYYFNGRAPVLNNIQSKDLGTYTVFYLDDKFNVQKQAIEVFSNTILSTKNINLEESQISVYPNPAKDILTIKNADDDTLYKVYNILGKELIKNTGKTIDISKLDVGYYVILINNKAHKFVKE, from the coding sequence ATGAAATTACATAAACTTATATTTTTCTTCTTGTTCGCATTTTCTTTTCAGTTTTTTAGTCAAGTTAACTCTATAAAAAACGGTACTTTTTGGAGAGATACAGCGGGTAATAGAATTAATGCCCATGGTGTTGCAATCATAAAACATCAAGGAATTTTTTATATGATTGGTAATGATATGAGAGATGCCTTTACTTTTAAGGGCATTAACTTATATGCTTCTACAGATTTAATGAATTGGGAGTTTAAAAAAACAATTATTGATAAAAATACAAACAATGAATTAAAAAACTTAGAACGGATTACAGAAAGGCCTTGTTTAATTTACAATGCTTTAACAAATACTTTTGTAGTATGGGTTAAATACCAAAATGCGTCATATACCAATAATAAAGCAGCTGTTTTTTATGCTAGCACAATAGATGGAAGTTACACTTATGATAGAGAGTTTTTTCCGAAAGGATATGATTCTAATGATGCTAGTATGTTTGTAGATACAGATGGTAAAGCTTATTACGTATCAACAAATAAAGCAAATCAAAGTTTAAATTTATACACATTAACAGATAATTTTAGAGGTGCAGAAGATGCAACTGTTTTATTTTCTGGTCAGAATAAAGAAGCGCCTGTTATTTTTAAAAAAGATAATATTTATTACATGTTATCATCTACTAAAACAGGTTGGGATCCTAACCAAATGCAATATAGTACTTCTACAAACTTAAAAAGTGGTTGGTCTTCTTGGAAAAACGTAGGAAATAAAATTACATTCGATTCTCAACCTACAGACGTTTTAACAATTACAGGTACAGCAGGCACTAATTATTATTATGTGGGTGATAGATGGAGAGATCCAGATATTAGAAATTCTAAAACAGTACTATTTCCGTTAACAGTTAATAACGGAACATTAAGTATGAATTATGTAAGAGAATTTAAAATCAATTTAACAACAAGTACTTGGTCTGCTTTTGATGATAATGCCTACGTTCCAAAAAATAATTGGAGTGTAGTATCTGTTTCTAGTCAAGAAACAGTTTCTGGTAATTTTCCTTTAACAAATGTTTTTGATGGTAATAAAAATACAATATGGCACTCTCGTTACAATTCTGGACAAGATAATTTTCCTCATGAATTTGTAATAGATTTGGGTGCTAGTTATAGTATTTCTGGCTTAAGTTACGTGCCAAGATTAGATAATAGTTTAAATGGAATTCTTAGAGATTTTCAACTTTTTTTAAGTGAGGATGGCATTAATTGGGGAGCTCCGGTTGCTTCTGGTTGGTTAGGGTATTGGAGCGAACTATATTTTCAACAAAAAAGTGCTAAATTTATGAAGTTTGTTGCGCTTTCAGACTTTAATGAAACTAGTTTTGCAACAGCATCAGAAATAAAATTAATAATTAGTAGCGAGTATACATCTGGAGGAATAAACTCTTACTACAATACAGATAGTCAAGGCTGGAAATCAGGAACAAACATTCAAGTAAACCAAGGAAGTCAAGTGCAATTTGGACCACAAGCGCAAGATAATTTTGGGCAAACACAATATTTTGGAACATTTAGTTGGCATGGACCTAATGGTTATTATTTTAATGGAAGAGCACCTGTGTTAAATAATATTCAGTCGAAAGATTTAGGTACTTACACAGTTTTTTATTTAGATGATAAATTTAATGTTCAAAAACAGGCAATAGAAGTGTTTTCTAATACCATATTATCTACCAAAAACATTAATCTTGAAGAATCACAAATTTCTGTATATCCAAACCCTGCAAAAGATATTTTAACTATTAAAAATGCAGACGATGATACTCTTTATAAAGTTTATAATATTCTCGGAAAAGAGCTAATTAAAAACACAGGAAAAACTATTGATATCTCTAAATTAGATGTTGGATATTATGTTATTTTAATAAACAACAAGGCACACAAATTTGTTAAAGAATAA
- a CDS encoding glycoside hydrolase family 2 TIM barrel-domain containing protein: MKNFTQLLLLILLIIACQENEITKPIYTSEKWENPEWENPEIFQINREAPKATFYNYNNENDALSNKGWQNSASYKTLNGTWSFYYADSVQARPVDFYKNDFSLKGWDQIEVPSNWEMKGFGLPVYVNAGYVFPKNPPFIDHSINNVGSYKRTINISKDWGNKEVFLHFAGVSGAMYVYVNGEKVGYNEGSKTAAEFNVTEFIKTGENQIAVQVLRWSDGSYMEDQDFWRLSGIERDVYLRAENKLHIKDIRLNGDLSSDYSKGVFSLDIELDNFSKKEQAAALEITLLDKDKVLKKYSKKLNVSADNSSSAGFNEALSDIKSWSAETPNLYTTLITLKDTDNNVLQSTALKVGFRNIKIKNNQFLINGKPVLIKGVNLHDHDESEGHVVSKELTIKDLKVMKENNVNAIRCSHYPKNPFFYELCDEYGFYVIDEANIESHGMGTTNQGLDNDEKRKSVHPAYLPQWKAMHLDRTIRMFERDKNHPSIVTWSLGNEAGNGDNFFTTYKWLKDNDSTRPTQYEGATGYANTDIQAPMYMLIHDMIKYAENDPKRPMIQCEYSHAMGNSLGNFKDYWNAFRKYDVLQGGFIWDWVDQGIKTKTDDGQEFWAYGGDLGASHIKNDGNFCLNGVVNPDRTAHPALEELKKVYQNIHFKDMNFKTGKVAVYNEFFFRDLNEFNYSWKLFKNGSQIEKGTMASTNVAPGETKTLALNLPKIDLNTGEFSLQLYAHTNTESRLVAKDYAVAKEEFIAGNYTPIYLETSKESLEVLKEESSLTLKSANFEAKFNTKTGTLNGLNYGDGNILVQGMQPNFWRATTDNDFGFNMPKEFGIWKEATETQTLIFIEFKDGEKIIDISTLKERNSLNRKFANIKVVYQLPNELAKIQIDYKIEASGQITVTNSLRDVKKGVSNIPRFGNNFILNNNYNQVNWYGRGPQENYQDRNSAAFVGVYNSNVEDLYYPYIRPQENGYKTDVRWITFTETSGKGIKVLGPKMLSFSAHHQYNSDFDSGKEKQQRHTTDIVKRDFVNINIDTEQMGVGGDTSWWARPLNKYQIKTKNMSYAYSIIPIKN; this comes from the coding sequence ATGAAAAACTTTACCCAACTACTGCTTTTAATTTTATTGATTATTGCTTGTCAAGAAAACGAGATAACAAAACCAATTTATACATCAGAAAAATGGGAAAATCCAGAATGGGAAAACCCAGAAATTTTTCAGATAAATAGAGAAGCACCTAAAGCAACATTTTATAATTATAATAACGAAAATGATGCCTTAAGTAATAAAGGTTGGCAAAATTCTGCAAGCTACAAAACTTTAAACGGTACTTGGAGTTTTTATTATGCAGATAGTGTACAAGCAAGACCTGTAGATTTTTATAAAAACGATTTTAGCCTAAAAGGTTGGGATCAAATAGAGGTGCCATCAAATTGGGAAATGAAAGGGTTTGGGCTTCCTGTTTATGTAAATGCAGGATATGTTTTTCCTAAAAACCCACCATTTATAGATCATAGTATTAACAATGTAGGGAGCTATAAAAGAACAATTAATATCTCTAAAGACTGGGGTAATAAAGAGGTTTTTTTACACTTTGCAGGTGTAAGTGGTGCTATGTATGTATATGTAAATGGAGAAAAAGTTGGCTATAATGAAGGGAGTAAAACTGCTGCTGAATTTAACGTTACAGAATTTATAAAAACTGGAGAAAACCAAATTGCTGTTCAAGTTTTACGTTGGTCTGATGGTAGTTATATGGAAGATCAAGATTTTTGGAGATTAAGTGGTATCGAAAGAGATGTGTATTTAAGGGCAGAAAATAAACTTCATATAAAAGATATTAGGTTAAATGGAGATTTATCTTCAGATTACTCAAAAGGAGTATTCAGCTTAGATATTGAACTAGATAATTTCTCTAAAAAAGAACAAGCTGCAGCCCTTGAAATTACACTTTTAGATAAAGATAAGGTTTTAAAAAAATACTCAAAAAAGTTAAATGTTTCCGCAGATAACTCTTCATCTGCAGGTTTTAATGAGGCACTTTCAGATATAAAATCGTGGTCAGCAGAAACACCAAATTTGTACACTACATTAATTACATTAAAAGATACAGACAATAATGTTTTACAATCAACAGCTCTAAAAGTTGGTTTTAGGAATATCAAAATAAAAAATAATCAATTTTTAATTAACGGTAAACCTGTTCTAATTAAAGGAGTAAATCTGCACGATCATGATGAGTCTGAAGGACATGTTGTAAGTAAAGAGTTAACAATTAAAGATTTAAAGGTAATGAAAGAAAACAACGTAAACGCAATACGTTGTAGCCATTACCCAAAAAATCCTTTTTTCTATGAACTTTGTGATGAGTATGGTTTTTATGTAATTGATGAAGCTAATATAGAAAGCCATGGAATGGGAACAACAAACCAAGGTTTAGATAATGATGAAAAAAGAAAAAGTGTGCATCCAGCATATTTACCTCAATGGAAAGCAATGCACTTAGATAGAACTATTAGAATGTTTGAGCGTGATAAAAATCACCCTTCAATTGTAACTTGGTCTTTAGGAAATGAAGCAGGAAATGGAGATAATTTTTTTACTACTTATAAATGGTTAAAAGATAATGATAGTACAAGACCAACACAATACGAAGGAGCAACAGGTTATGCAAATACAGATATTCAAGCACCTATGTATATGCTAATTCATGATATGATTAAGTATGCTGAAAATGATCCTAAAAGACCAATGATACAATGTGAATATTCGCATGCAATGGGTAATAGTTTAGGTAACTTTAAAGATTATTGGAATGCTTTTAGAAAATATGATGTTTTACAAGGTGGTTTTATTTGGGATTGGGTAGACCAAGGTATAAAGACCAAAACAGACGATGGACAAGAATTTTGGGCTTATGGAGGAGATTTAGGCGCAAGTCATATAAAAAATGATGGTAATTTCTGTTTAAATGGTGTTGTAAACCCAGACAGAACTGCACATCCTGCATTAGAGGAATTAAAGAAAGTTTATCAAAATATACATTTTAAAGATATGAACTTTAAAACAGGTAAAGTAGCTGTTTATAATGAGTTTTTCTTTAGAGATTTAAATGAGTTTAATTATTCTTGGAAACTTTTTAAAAATGGTTCTCAAATAGAAAAAGGAACCATGGCAAGTACAAATGTTGCTCCTGGAGAAACAAAAACACTAGCTTTAAACTTACCTAAAATAGACTTAAATACAGGTGAGTTTTCTTTACAATTATATGCACATACAAATACAGAATCCCGTTTAGTTGCTAAAGATTATGCAGTTGCTAAAGAAGAGTTTATTGCTGGTAATTATACCCCAATATACTTAGAAACCTCAAAAGAAAGCTTAGAGGTTTTAAAAGAAGAAAGCAGTTTAACCTTAAAATCTGCTAATTTCGAAGCAAAATTTAATACCAAAACGGGTACATTAAATGGTTTAAATTATGGAGATGGAAATATTTTAGTACAAGGCATGCAACCAAATTTTTGGAGAGCAACCACAGATAATGATTTTGGTTTTAATATGCCAAAGGAGTTTGGTATTTGGAAAGAAGCTACAGAAACCCAAACATTAATTTTTATAGAGTTTAAAGATGGAGAAAAAATAATAGATATATCAACTTTAAAAGAGCGTAATTCTTTAAATAGAAAATTTGCAAATATTAAAGTAGTATATCAATTGCCTAATGAATTAGCTAAAATTCAAATAGATTATAAAATAGAGGCTTCTGGTCAAATAACGGTTACAAACTCTTTAAGAGATGTAAAAAAAGGCGTTTCTAATATACCGCGTTTTGGAAATAATTTTATTTTAAATAACAACTATAATCAAGTAAATTGGTATGGTAGAGGGCCACAAGAAAACTATCAAGACAGAAACTCTGCAGCATTTGTAGGAGTTTATAATTCTAATGTAGAAGACTTATATTATCCTTATATACGTCCGCAAGAAAATGGTTATAAAACAGATGTTCGTTGGATAACTTTTACAGAAACTTCTGGTAAAGGAATAAAAGTTTTAGGACCAAAAATGTTAAGTTTTAGTGCACATCATCAATACAATTCAGATTTTGATTCAGGCAAAGAAAAGCAACAAAGACACACAACAGATATTGTAAAAAGAGATTTTGTAAATATCAATATAGATACTGAACAAATGGGTGTTGGAGGAGATACCAGTTGGTGGGCTAGACCTTTAAACAAATATCAAATTAAGACAAAAAATATGAGCTATGCTTACAGTATAATTCCTATCAAAAATTAA